One Lachancea thermotolerans CBS 6340 chromosome F complete sequence DNA window includes the following coding sequences:
- the RRP46 gene encoding exosome non-catalytic core subunit RRP46 (similar to uniprot|P53256 Saccharomyces cerevisiae YGR095C RRP46 Ribosomal RNA Processing Putative 3'->5' exoribonuclease component of exosome complex of 3'- >5' exonucleases), which translates to MISAQTGVLDQVDGSCKLQCGETTVICSVTGPIEPKARQELPSQLALEVVVRPCKGVPNTREKLLEDQIRGVVTPVLAKYLYPRQLCQICFQILESGEPEDEYNVKELNSCINAAYLALIDSGVALQSSFSSVCVSVLGSNNEILVNPTQEQLIKSDSTHILALEVGSGGKKIQNVLLIESNGDFTEEIMFNVLSRAEKACVEVALELRKAVEDKIKRDFIWKQ; encoded by the coding sequence ATGATATCAGCTCAAACAGGCGTCTTGGACCAAGTTGATGGGTCTTGCAAACTACAATGTGGTGAAACTACCGTGATATGCTCTGTAACAGGTCCAATTGAACCTAAGGCAAGACAAGAGCTACCTTCCCAACTGGCACTCGAGGTTGTCGTTAGACCCTGCAAAGGAGTGCCCAATACAAGGGAAAAACTACTAGAAGACCAGATTCGTGGCGTTGTGACACCTGTTTTGGCCAAATATCTGTACCCTAGACAGCTTTGCCAAATATGCTTTCAGATTCTAGAGAGCGGCGAACCTGAAGACGAGTACAACGTCAAAGAGCTTAACAGCTGCATAAATGCTGCATACCTGGCCCTGATAGACTCGGGTGTCGCGCTACAGAGCTCCTTTTCTAGCGTATGTGTCTCAGTCCTTGGGTCAAACAATGAAATATTGGTTAATCCGACCCAAGAGCAGCTTATTAAGTCTGACTCTACTCACATTCTAGCATTGGAGGTCGGATCTGGGGGCAAGAAAATTCAAAACGTTCTATTAATCGAGAGCAACGGCGACTTCACTGAAGAAATTATGTTCAACGTGCTTAGTAGAGCCGAAAAAGCCTGCGTTGAAGTTGCGCTTGAATTAAGGAAAGCTGTTGAGGACAAAATAAAGCGCGACTTCATCTGGAAGCAGTAG
- the VAS1 gene encoding valine--tRNA ligase (highly similar to uniprot|P07806 Saccharomyces cerevisiae YGR094W VAS1 mitochondrial and cytoplasmic valyl-tRNA synthetase) yields the protein MYKSVARLAIPSFRYPVPQFHHKLQFIGGFTSIRPKSTIKGTMSAEQLPPVDPKTGEIIINPLKEDGTEKSSKEIEKERKKAEKLLKFAAKQAKKTEAASKQAAAPKKEKKKKEVEPIPEFVDKTVAGEKKVLVSLEDPALKAYNPANVESSWYDWWVKSGFFEPEFTEDGKVKPEGLFCIPAPPPNVTGALHIGHGLTISIQDSLIRYNRMKGKTVLFLPGFDHAGIATQSVVEKQVWAKEKKTRHDYGREAFVKKIWEWKEDYHKRIKTQINKLGASYDWSREAFTLSPELSKSVTEAFVRLHEEGIIYRASRLVNWSVKLNTAISNLEVENKDVKARTLLSVPGYDEKVEFGVLTSFAYPVVDSDEKLIVATTRPETMFGDTGIAVHPDDPRYKHLHGKFVQHPFLPRKIPIFCDSEAVDMEFGTGAVKMTPAHDQNDYNTGKRHNLEFINVLTDTGLLNENCGPEWCGMKRFDARKNVIEALKQKGLYIGQEDNEMTIPTCSRSGDIIEPLLKPQWWVSQSDMAKEAIKAVKDGRITITPKSSEAEYFHWLENIQDWCISRQLWWGHRCPVYFVEIEGQEHDEIDGEYWVSGRNLEEAQAKAAKKFPNEKYTLRQDEDVLDTWFSSGLWPFSTIGWPEKTEDMSRFYPFSMLETGWDILFFWVSRMILLGLKLTGEIPFKEVFCHSLVRDAQGRKMSKSLGNVIDPLDVVSGISLEDLHAKLLGGNLDPREVEKAKSGQKESYPNGIPQCGTDALRFALCAYTTGGRDINLDILRVEGYRKFCNKIYQATKFALMRLGGDYQPPAEEKLSGNESLVEKWILTKMTDYAKSINEALEKRDFLTSTSGIYEFWYLVCDVYIENSKYLINEGSEAEKKSAKDTLYILIDNALRLIHPFMPFISEEMWQRLPKRSTETSPTIVKASYPVYKKEFDDKKVSEEYELILDAIKEARSLLAQYGILKNGKVFIESSNAAFFETATSQKESIVSLIKAIDEVNVVKASSDVPEGAVLQAVNPEVNVHVLVKGHVDIDSEISKTQSKLEKAQKTKEGIEKIMTSKDYEAKANDQAKASNKARFENTLAEIEGLEATIANLERLKL from the coding sequence ATGTATAAGAGCGTGGCGAGGCTTGCGATACCTAGTTTTAGATACCCGGTACCGCAATTTCACCATAAGCTACAATTTATAGGAGGTTTTACGTCGATCAGGCCAAAATCAACGATAAAAGGCACCATGAGCGCTGAACAGTTACCTCCAGTGGACCCCAAGACCGGAGAGATTATCATCAATCCTCTGAAGGAGGACGGGACCGAGAAGAGTAGTAAGGAGatcgagaaagagagaaagaaggccgaaaagcttttgaaattcgCAGCCAAACaggccaagaagaccgAAGCTGCAAGCAAACAGGCTGCCGCTccaaagaaagaaaagaagaagaaggaggtGGAGCCTATCCCAGAGTTTGTGGACAAAACTGTGGCCGGTGAGAAGAAGGTCCTCGTGTCCTTAGAAGACCCAGCTCTCAAAGCCTACAACCCCGCCAATGTGGAGAGTTCCTGGTACGACTGGTGGGTGAAGTCCGGGTTTTTCGAGCCTGAGTTCACTGAGGACGGCAAGGTGAAACCTGAAGGCTTGTTCTGCATTCCTGCTCCCCCTCCAAATGTCACTGGTGCCCTGCACATCGGACACGGTTTGACAATTTCCATCCAGGACTCTTTGATCAGATACAACAGAATGAAGGGCAAGACTGTGCTTTTCCTACCTGGTTTCGACCATGCCGGTATCGCTACTCAATCTGTTGTCGAGAAACAGGTGTGGGcgaaggaaaagaagactAGACACGACTATGGCAGAGAGGCTTTTGTTAAAAAAATATGGGAGTGGAAAGAAGACTACCACAAGAGAATTAAGACGcaaatcaacaagctcgGTGCTTCTTATGATTGGAGCCGTGAAGCTTTTACTCTCAGCCCGGAGCTCTCAAAGTCTGTTACTGAGGCTTTTGTTAGATTGCACGAAGAAGGCATTATCTACCGTGCTTCAAGACTGGTCAACTGGTCTGTCAAACTAAACACCGCCATTTCCAATCTCGAAGTGGAAAACAAAGATGTCAAAGCCAGAACTCTGCTGTCCGTTCCTGGCTATGATGAGAAGGTTGAATTTGGTGTCCTCACGTCTTTCGCATACCCTGTCGTGGACTCCGATGAGAAGCTGATAGTGGCCACTACCAGACCTGAGACCATGTTCGGTGACACTGGTATCGCTGTCCACCCAGACGACCCTCGTTACAAGCACCTGCACGGGAAGTTCGTTCAGCATCCTTTCTTGCCCAGAAAAATCCCCATCTTTTGCGACAGTGAGGCCGTTGATATGGAATTTGGTACCGGTGCCGTGAAGATGACCCCTGCCCATGACCAAAACGATTACAATACTGGTAAGCGTCACAACCTTGAATTCATTAATGTGTTGACTGACACCGGTCTGCTCAACGAGAATTGTGGTCCTGAATGGTGTGGCATGAAGAGATTTGATGCCAGAAAGAATGTTATTGAGGCATTGAAGCAAAAGGGGTTATACATCGGCCAAGAAGATAACGAAATGACTATTCCTACCTGCTCAAGATCAGGGGACATTATTGAACCTTTACTGAAGCCTCAATGGTGGGTTTCTCAATCTGACATGGCCAAGGAAGCCATCAAAGCTGTCAAAGACGGCAGAATCACTATCACACCTAAGTCTTCAGAGGCTGAATACTTCCACTGGCTTGAGAACATTCAAGACTGGTGTATTTCTAGACAACTGTGGTGGGGACATCGTTGCCCAGTCTACTTCGTTGAGATTGAGGGACAAGAACATGATGAGATTGATGGTGAGTACTGGGTGTCTGGTAGAAACCTAGAAGAAGCTCAGGCTAAGGCTGCCAAGAAATTCCCTAACGAGAAGTACACTCTAAGACAGGATGAAGACGTTCTGGATACGTGGTTTTCCTCTGGCCTGTGGCCATTCTCTACTATTGGCTGGCCCGAGAAAACCGAAGACATGTCAAGGTTCTACCCATTCTCAATGTTGGAAACTGGTTGGGACatccttttcttctgggTCTCTAGGATGATCTTGCTAGGCCTGAAATTAACAGGCGAAATTCccttcaaagaagttttctgcCACTCGTTAGTTCGTGACGCCCAGGGCCGGAAGATGTCTAAGTCTTTGGGTAACGTTATTGACCCACTAGATGTTGTTAGCGGTATTAGCTTGGAGGATCTGCATGCCAAGCTCTTAGGTGGTAATCTTGACCCAAGAGAAGTTGAGAAGGCTAAGAGTGGACAAAAAGAGTCTTACCCCAACGGTATTCCACAGTGTGGTACCGATGCTCTGAGATTTGCTCTCTGTGCATACACCACTGGTGGCCGTGACATCAATCTGGACATCTTGCGTGTTGAGGGCTACAGAAAGTTCTGTAACAAGATCTATCAGGCCACCAAGTTCGCTTTGATGCGCCTTGGCGGTGACTACCAGCCACCTGCCGAAGAGAAGTTGTCAGGTAACGAATCGCTTGTTGAGAAATGGATCTTAACTAAAATGACTGACTATGCGAAGTCCATCAATGAAGcacttgaaaagcgtgactttttgacttcGACTAGTGGTATTTACGAATTCTGGTACCTGGTGTGTGACGTCTACATTGAGAACTCTAAGTACTTGATCAATGAAGGCTCAGAAGCGGAAAAGAAATCAGCTAAGGACACACTTTACATTTTGATCGACAATGCGTTGAGGCTGATCCATCCATTCATGCCTTTCATTTCCGAGGAAATGTGGCAACGTCTCCCCAAGCGTTCTACTGAAACTTCGCCAACCATCGTCAAAGCTTCCTACCCAGTCTACAAAAAGGAGTTTGATGACAAGAAGGTTAGTGAGGAATACGAATTGATTCTAGATGCTATCAAGGAGGCACGTTCCTTGCTTGCGCAATACGgcattttgaaaaacggAAAGGTCTTCATCGAATCTTCCAATGCAGCATTCTTCGAAACTGCCACTTCTCAGAAGGAGTCCATCGTTTCGTTGATCAAAGCCATTGATGAAGTCAATGTTGTGAAAGCCTCTTCAGATGTCCCAGAAGGTGCCGTTTTGCAAGCCGTAAACCCTGAGGTCAATGTCCACGTTTTGGTGAAAGGACATGTCGACATTGACTCTGAAATTTCCAAGACTCAATCTAAGTTGGAGAAGGCTCAGAAGACAAAGGAAGGTATTGAGAAGATCATGACAAGTAAGGACTACGAAGCTAAAGCTAATGACCAAGCCAAGGCTTCCAACAAGGCTAGATTTGAAAACACATTGGCCGAAATTGAGGGTCTGGAAGCTACGATTGCAAACCTGGaacgcttgaagttgtaa
- the MRD1 gene encoding RNA-binding ribosome biosynthesis protein MRD1 (similar to uniprot|Q06106 Saccharomyces cerevisiae YPR112C MRD1 Essential conserved protein that associates with 35S precursor rRNA and is required for its initial processing at the A(0)-A(2) cleavage sites shows partial nucleolar localization contains five consensus RNA- binding domains), with protein MSRVIVKGLPKYLTDDQLKDHFSKRLAHLHKGADVTEAITDVKILKNRAGESRRFAFVGFRSEEDAFDAVNYFDQSFIHTCKIEVTMAKSFADPRVPQPMREKRREALKRLREREDQLLEEKTAKKLQKQKRDSSKPGIDAEIKSNKQLQEFIDTMKPSSQVASWDNLGGAVKSAPSNQLAVQADAPQGNSLLAQALAMKSEDKEPQGFRAQENESDDEYTTLDGQKGQGDDGGTEEEQMVKLDNFNEPAGENIAQDQEVSDFDWLKQRRTRIKEQQENSVGAGTAPEKPTETTQVDEPTETPPAEDKEPEQSPAEPPMDTSEEEKFIQKIRTTGRLFLRNILYTATEEDFKGLLAPFGELEEVHVALDTRTGKSKGFAYVMFRNPEDAVNAYVELDKHIFQGRLLHILPADAKKSHRLDEFDLKNLPLKKQRALKRKANAAHETFSWNSLYMNQNAVLGSVAAKLGVQKSDLIDATDASAAVKQALAEAHVIGDVRKYFESKGMDLAKFAEMKSPNDRDDTVLLVKNFPFGTTHSELAELFLPFGKLLRLLLPPAQTIAVVQYRDATSARAAFTKLSYKRFKDGILYLEKGPKGCFKRDPEGDEIVDLHEEPQSATAREARATGDEIMEVDKDDKQDEDGTDDVLDGPTVSIFVKNLNFSTTTKELTEKFKPFSGFVVAQVKTKPDPKNANKTLSMGFGFAEFKTKEQAVAVIDALDGAVLDGHRIQLKLSHRQGSAAPTSGQSKKKSSGKIVVKNLPFEAERKQVFELFSSFGQLKSVRVPKKFDKSTRGFAFVEFLLPKEAENAMEQLQGVHLLGRRLVMQHAEQEPQDAEEQIARMTKKVRSQVATQELAALRNGGRRKVDLEDELDENDGLNGF; from the coding sequence ATGTCGAGAGTTATAGTGAAGGGGCTTCCCAAGTACTTGACTGATGACCAACTCAAGGACCATTTCAGCAAAAGACTGGCGCACCTTCATAAGGGCGCAGATGTGACGGAAGCCATCACAGATGTCAAGATTCTTAAAAATAGAGCTGGTGAATCGAGAAGGTTTGCCTTCGTTGGTTTCAGATCGGAGGAGGACGCTTTCGATGCTGTCAACTACTTCGATCAATCTTTCATTCACACCTGCAAGATCGAGGTCACTATGGCCAAGAGTTTCGCGGACCCTCGTGTTCCCCAGCCTATGCGCGAGAAGAGGCGCGAGGCATTGAAAAGACTTCGAGAGAGAGAAGATCAGCTTCTCGAGGAGAAGACCGCTAAAAAGCTCCAAAAGCAGAAGCGTGACTCTTCCAAGCCAGGCATAGACGCAGAAATTAAAAGCAACAAACAGCTGCAGGAATTTATCGACACGATGAAGCCCAGCTCGCAGGTGGCATCTTGGGACAATCTCGGTGGCGCTGTAAAATCCGCACCCTCGAACCAGCTCGCAGTCCAGGCCGATGCTCCGCAAGGCAACTCGCTGCTAGCACAGGCACTGGCCATGAAGTctgaagacaaagagcCTCAAGGATTTAGAGCACAAGAAAACGAGAGTGACGACGAATACACAACACTTGATGGGCAAAAAGGGCAGGGGGACGACGGTGGCACAGAGGAAGAGCAAATGGTTAAGCTTGACAACTTTAACGAGCCAGCTGGAGAGAACATTGCACAAGACCAGGAAGTCTCAGATTTTGACTGGCTAAAGCAGCGCCGCACAAGAATAAAGGAACAGCAAGAAAACTCCGTCGGCGCTGGTACCGCGCCAGAGAAGCCAACCGAAACCACGCAAGTAGATGAGCCAACGGAAACGCCGCCTGCTGAGGATAAAGAACCAGAACAATCCCCGGCGGAGCCTCCCATGGACACCtcagaggaagaaaaatTCATCCAAAAAATTAGAACAACTGGTAGACTTTTCCTGAGAAACATATTGTATACTGCcactgaagaagacttcaaagGTCTGCTTGCTCCATTTggagagctcgaagaagttcatgTTGCACTTGACACTAGGACTGGTAAATCTAAAGGGTTTGCTTACGTTATGTTTCGCAACCCGGAGGATGCTGTTAACGCGTATGTCGAACTTGACAAACATATTTTCCAGGGTCGATTACTTCATATACTACCGGCAGACGCAAAGAAGTCGCATCGGCTCGATGAATTCgatctcaaaaatctgccgctgaagaagcagcgTGCCCTGAAGAGAAAGGCCAATGCAGCGCACGAAACGTTCTCATGGAACTCCCTTTACATGAACCAGAACGCCGTACTGGGAAGTGTTGCAGCGAAGTTGGGTGTTCAAAAGTCTGACCTGATTGACGCAACGGATGCTAGCGCTGCAGTAAAGCAAGCCTTGGCTGAAGCTCACGTCATTGGAGATGTCAGGAAGTACTTTGAGTCCAAAGGAATGGACTTAGCTAAATTCGCCGAAATGAAATCCCCGAACGACCGTGATGATACTGTTCTTCTAGTGAAAAACTTTCCTTTCGGAACCACTCATTCCGAACTTGCTGAACTGTTTTTGCCTTTCGGTAAGCTACTAAGGCTCCTGTTGCCACCAGCGCAGACGATTGCAGTCGTTCAGTATCGCGATGCTACCTCAGCTAGGGCTGCGTTCACCAAACTCTCCTACAAAAGGTTTAAGGACGGTATTCTTTATCTTGAGAAAGGCCCTAAGggatgcttcaaaagagacCCTGAAGGCGACGAAATTGTTGACCTTCACGAAGAACCTCAGTCTGCCACTGCCCGGGAAGCGAGGGCAACCGGAGATGAGATCATGGAAGTTGATAAAGATGATAAGCAGGATGAAGATGGAACAGATGATGTACTGGATGGACCTACTGTATCCATATTTGTTAAGaatttgaacttttctacGACCACCAAGGAGCTCacagaaaagttcaagccATTCAGTGGCTTTGTGGTTGCCCAGGTCAAGACCAAACCCGATCCCAAAAACGCCAACAAAACACTCTCTATGGGTTTTGGATTTGCTgagttcaaaaccaaagaacaAGCGGTGGCTGTTATTGACGCATTAGATGGAGCAGTTTTGGACGGACACAGGATTCAACTAAAACTCTCCCACCGCCAAGGCTCTGCAGCCCCTACTTCTGGCcagtccaagaagaaatccAGCGGTAAAATCGTCGTTAAGAATTTGCCATTTGAGGCTGAACGCAAGCAAGTTTTCGAATTGTTCAGTTCATTCGGACAGCTCAAGTCAGTTAGAGTGCCTAAAAAATTCGACAAGTCTACTAGAGGTTTTGCTTTCGTTGAGTTTCTACTACCAAAAGAGGCTGAAAATGCTATggaacaacttcaaggtGTGCATTTGTTGGGTCGGAGACTTGTAATGCAGCATGCTGAACAAGAACCCCAAGATGCAGAGGAGCAAATTGCAAGGATGACTAAGAAGGTGAGGTCTCAAGTAGCAACTCAGGAACTTGCTGCTCTGCGGAACGGAGGCCGTAGAAAGGTGGATCTCGAGGACGAATTAGATGAAAACGATGGTTTGAATGGTTTTTAA
- the DRN1 gene encoding Drn1p (similar to uniprot|P53255 Saccharomyces cerevisiae YGR093W Hypothetical ORF), with protein sequence MLKVLVLRASVSTVDTVLTKLEQLNTKSGPFDCAFLLGHVFDTAEEAKSKSAGVPVFCTNGRQLLVPDQGSNKLGSNITLLNGYGIFITSHGLRIAYISGSDGYLEKNRESIMKTFAGLDNKNVDILLTDDWSKPFDRSRGGHGKNRSLVDDIMKSVRPKYHFATNVVDLFHETLPFEWSGSDILTRCLNVAEYNSGAKWAYAFSISLDGDGPKSSKPSLMGNPYELPETNKRPLEQNQAAEAPAKKPKQILPEECRFCFSNPKIEEHLIISIGEHAYLTTAKGPLTVPTNNMEFSGHCLVIPIKHIPKINPDDGIDYDISTSPIYLESLKYERAIAKMNFERFETCTISFEINSENSIHYHKQVFPVPKYLIGKFSAALERQVHFNNTKYTNNAKLEFDQYSGPHNEDFKALLNDREQNYIQFTVHENEGAEPKVYAARFGADERIDLQFGRRVLAFVLRLPKRAKWDSKICHQTQEEEKLDVKLFQKNFKDYELNS encoded by the exons ATGCTTAAGGT GCTCGTCTTGCGCGCCAGCGTCAGTACTGTGGATACAGTTTTGACTAAGCTTGAACAACTTAATACGAAGTCCGGCCCGTTTGACTGTGCGTTCCTTTTGGGTCACGTATTTGATACAGCCGAGGAAGCCAAATCAAAATCTGCAGGCGTTCCAGTCTTCTGCACTAATGGGAGGCAACTACTGGTGCCTGACCAAGGCTCAAACAAGCTGGGGTCGAACATTACTCTTTTAAACGGCTATGGCATCTTTATCACGTCTCATGGGCTCCGAATTGCTTATATTAGTGGAAGCGATGGTTATCTTGAGAAAAACCGAGAATCCATAATGAAAACTTTCGCTGGCCTCGATAACAAAAACGTGGACATTCTCCTCACTGACGATTGGAGCAAACCTTTCGATAGAAGCCGTGGTGGACATGGCAAGAACAGATCTCTCGTTGATGATATAATGAAATCTGTCCGACCCAAATATCATTTTGCCACTAATGTTGTTGATTTATTTCATGAAACTCTTCCTTTTGAATGGTCAGGATCTGATATCTTAACTAGATGTCTCAATGTGGCAGAATACAACTCCGGTGCTAAATGGGCGTACGCCTTCAGCATTTCTCTTGACGGCGATGGGccaaagtcttcaaagcCATCTCTGATGGGAAATCCTTACGAGCTTCCGGAAACAAATAAGCGCCCTCTAGAGCAGAATCAAGCAGCCGAAGCGCCGGCGAAAAAACCTAAGCAAATACTTCCCGAAGAATGCAGATTTTGCTTCAGTAACCCCAAGATAGAAGAACACCTTATTATTTCAATTGGGGAGCATGCGTATTTAACAACGGCCAAGGGGCCGCTAACAGTACCAACTAACAATATGGAGTTCTCGGGACATTGCCTTGTGATACCCATAAAGCATATACCAAAGATTAACCCTGATGATGGCATCGATTATGATATTTCCACAAGCCCAATTTATTTGGAAAGTTTGAAGTATGAAAGAGCCATTGCAAAGatgaattttgaaagatttgaaaCATGTACCATATCGTTCGAGATTAATTCAGAAAATTCAATTCACTACCACAAACAGGTTTTTCCGGTTCCTAAATACTTGATTGGCAAATTCTCCGCTGCCCTCGAGAGACAGGTCCATTTCAATAACACAAAATACACTAACAATGCGaagcttgaatttgatCAGTACAGTGGGCCACATAACGAAGACTTTAAAGCTCTTCTCAACGATCGCGAGCAGAACTATATACAGTTTACTGTTCACGAAAACGAAGGTGCCGAACCAAAGGTCTATGCTGCACGATTCGGTGCCGATGAACGGATCGACCTCCAATTTGGTCGCAGAGTACTTGCGTTTGTACTAAGGCTTCCGAAAAGGGCCAAATGGGATTCGAAGATCTGTCACCAAacgcaagaagaagagaaactagatgtcaagctcttccagaaaaatttcaaagattaCGAGCTTAACAGTTAA
- a CDS encoding serine/threonine-protein kinase (similar to uniprot|P22204 Saccharomyces cerevisiae YGR092W DBF2 Ser/Thr kinase involved in transcription and stress response functions as part of a network of genes in exit from mitosis localization is cell cycle regulated activated by Cdc15p during the exit from mitosis), translating into MYQKPANSRYREIESLTDNIGQLSFDAAVDSPKFQYQPSTPSKFRGENQSPSPTRSVNGADVSRNSMMDVDDSNADIDYTRSPKKLPLDFHKKASSNNTKRLVNVCQMYFLDYYCDMFDYVISRRERTRQVMRYLEQQRTQGVAGPEISKEWQAYLGKETGILRKRRLKPKNKDFEMITQVGQGGYGQVYLARKRDTREICALKILNKKLLMKLNETNHVLTERDILTTTRSEWLVKLLYAFQDPSSLYLAMEFVPGGDYRTLLINTRFLQAPHARFYISEMFCAVDALHQLGYTHRDLKPENFLIDSRGHIKLTDFGLAAGTVSMERIESMKIRLEEVKNLDFPKFEEKSMNDRRQMYKKLRDSDVNYASSTVGSPDYMALEVLEAKNYDFTVDYWSLGCILFESLVGYTPFSGSSTNETYENLRCWKHVLRRPRCDNGRYAFSDRTWELITRLIADPISRLRSFEHVKKMKYFAEISFENLRNVSPPFIPQLDNETDAGYFDDFTSEADMAKYADVFKRQDKLSAMVDDSAVVSKLIGFTYRHRKGKSGSSGVVYGGSEHADPFATFY; encoded by the coding sequence ATGTATCAAAAACCAGCCAATAGCCGCTACAGAGAAATCGAGAGTCTAACTGACAACATTGGGCAATTGAGCTTTGATGCTGCTGTGGATTCTCCTAAGTTTCAGTATCAGCCTAGTACCCCGTCAAAGTTTCGGGGCGAAAACCAGTCTCCTTCACCTACAAGATCTGTGAATGGGGCAGATGTATCGAGGAATTCGATGATGGACGTTGATGATTCCAATGCCGATATCGACTACACGCGATCTCCAAAAAAGCTGCCTCTCGACTTTCACAAGAAAGCTTCCTCAAACAACACTAAGAGGCTTGTCAACGTGTGCCAAATGTATTTTCTTGACTATTACTGTGATATGTTCGACTACGTTATCAGTAGAAGAGAGCGTACTCGGCAGGTTATGAGGTAcctcgagcagcagcgtACGCAAGGTGTCGCGGGGCCAGAAATATCTAAAGAGTGGCAGGCGTACCTCGGCAAAGAAACGGgcattttgagaaaaagaagattgaagccaaaaaacaaagactTCGAAATGATAACTCAGGTCGGCCAAGGTGGATACGGGCAAGTCTACTTGGCAAGGAAACGCGATACCCGGGAGATCTGTGCCCTTAAaattctcaacaaaaagcttttgatgaagctgaATGAGACCAACCATGTTTTGACAGAAAGAGATATCTTAACTACTACTAGGTCTGAATGGCTTGTGAAGCTGTTGTATGCCTTCCAAGATCCTAGCAGTTTGTACCTTGCCATGGAGTTTGTTCCCGGCGGAGACTACAGGACATTACTTATTAACACGAGATTTCTGCAGGCCCCTCATGCGAGGTTCTACATAAGTGAGATGTTTTGTGCTGTTGATGCGCTACACCAGCTGGGGTACACACATAGAGACCTGAAGCCTGAAAATTTCCTCATTGACTCTAGGGGCCACATAAAATTGACAGATTTTGGCTTAGCAGCCGGAACTGTATCAATGGAAAGGATAGAAAGTATGAAGATTAGACTGGAGGAAGTCAAGAATTTGGACTTCCCTAAGTTTGAGGAGAAATCCATGAATGACAGAAGACAGATGTACAAGAAACTACGGGACAGCGATGTAAATtatgcttcttcaaccGTGGGCTCTCCAGATTACATGGCTCTCGAGGTTTtagaagccaaaaactATGACTTTACAGTGGACTACTGGTCATTGGGATGCATTCTTTTCGAAAGTTTAGTGGGATACACTCCCTTTAGTGGTTCATCCACAAACGAAACATATGAGAACCTGAGGTGCTGGAAACACGTGTTGAGGAGACCAAGATGCGACAATGGCCGTTACGCTTTTTCTGACAGAACTTGGGAGCTCATTACAAGGTTGATTGCCGATCCTATTAGTAGGCTCAGATCCTTTGAGCACGtaaagaaaatgaaataTTTCGCCGAAATTAGTTTTGAGAACCTCAGGAACGTGAGCCCACCCTTTATCCCTCAACTCGACAACGAGACAGATGCAGGAtattttgatgatttcaCCAGTGAGGCGGACATGGCAAAGTACGCGGACGTCTTTAAACGGCAAGACAAGCTAAGTGCCATGGTGGACGACTCGGCTGTGGTATCTAAGCTGATCGGTTTCACGTATAGGCACAGAAAGGGTAAAAGTGGCTCTAGTGGAGTTGTTTACGGAGGTTCGGAGCATGCAGATCCTTTTGCCACTTTTTATTAA